In Kushneria marisflavi, the following are encoded in one genomic region:
- the cyoB gene encoding cytochrome o ubiquinol oxidase subunit I — MFGKLTIEAVPYHEPIVMVVLGVAGLLGLAIVAAITYFKKWGYLWREWITSVDHKRLGVMYIIVAIVMLIRGFSDAIMMRSQQAIASGGAEGYLPPEHYDQIFTAHGVIMIFFMAMPFMVGLINIVVPLQIGARDVAFPYLNSLSFWLTMAGVILVNVSLGVGEFAATGWLAYPPLSDIQYSPGVGVDYWIWSLQISGIGTLLTGVNFFVTILKMRAPGMTLMKMPMFTWTSLCSVVLIIAAFPILTVTIALLTLDRYIGTHFFTNDMGGNQMMYVNLIWAWGHPEVYILVLPAFGIFAEVVATYCKKRLFGYTSMVYATVAITVLSFVVWLHHFFTMGAGANVNAFFGIATMIIAIPTGVKIFNWLFTMYEGRVQFTVPMAWTLGFLITFTIGGMTGVLLAVPGADYVLHNSLFLIAHFHNVIIGGVVFGYLAGFTYWFPKVFGFKLDEKLGKASVWCWIVGFFTAFMPLYALGFMGMTRRLNSYDNPDWHFPLIVAAIGAGIVACGIACQLLQLFVSIKNRHQNIDETGDPWGGRTLEWSIPSPAPFYNFAHIPVVEERDAFWHMKENGVSEQKPAEYHDIHMPKNTSAGFFIGIIAAVFGFALIWHIWWLAIASAVGIFITIVLRTFNDDIDYYVPAAEVERIESQRYQKLSNQA, encoded by the coding sequence AGCCGTCCCCTACCATGAACCCATTGTTATGGTGGTTCTTGGTGTCGCGGGACTGCTGGGGTTGGCCATCGTTGCCGCCATCACCTATTTCAAGAAATGGGGCTATCTCTGGAGAGAGTGGATTACCTCCGTGGATCACAAGCGCCTGGGCGTGATGTATATCATCGTTGCCATTGTCATGCTGATCCGTGGTTTTTCCGATGCCATCATGATGCGCTCCCAGCAGGCCATTGCCTCCGGGGGAGCAGAGGGCTATCTGCCACCTGAACACTATGACCAGATCTTTACCGCTCACGGCGTCATCATGATCTTTTTCATGGCCATGCCGTTCATGGTGGGTCTGATCAACATTGTGGTGCCGCTTCAGATCGGCGCTCGTGACGTGGCCTTTCCGTACCTGAACTCGCTGAGTTTCTGGCTCACGATGGCTGGTGTCATTCTGGTCAACGTGTCTCTGGGTGTGGGCGAATTTGCTGCTACAGGCTGGCTTGCCTATCCGCCGTTGTCCGATATTCAGTACAGTCCGGGCGTAGGCGTGGATTACTGGATATGGAGTCTACAGATATCAGGTATCGGTACCCTGCTGACCGGCGTGAACTTCTTCGTCACCATTCTGAAAATGCGTGCCCCGGGCATGACGCTGATGAAAATGCCGATGTTTACCTGGACATCGCTTTGCAGTGTTGTGCTGATCATTGCCGCTTTCCCGATCCTGACGGTCACCATCGCGTTGCTGACGCTGGATCGCTACATTGGTACCCATTTCTTTACCAATGACATGGGTGGCAACCAGATGATGTACGTCAACCTCATTTGGGCCTGGGGGCATCCGGAAGTTTATATTCTGGTCCTGCCTGCCTTTGGCATTTTCGCTGAGGTTGTTGCGACCTATTGCAAGAAGCGTCTGTTTGGCTACACCTCCATGGTCTACGCCACGGTCGCCATCACTGTGCTGTCGTTTGTCGTCTGGCTGCACCACTTCTTCACGATGGGTGCCGGTGCCAACGTCAATGCCTTCTTTGGTATTGCCACAATGATCATTGCGATCCCGACCGGGGTCAAAATCTTCAACTGGCTGTTCACCATGTATGAAGGTCGCGTTCAGTTCACTGTTCCGATGGCCTGGACGCTGGGCTTTCTTATCACCTTCACGATCGGTGGAATGACCGGGGTGCTGCTGGCCGTACCGGGCGCTGACTATGTGCTCCACAACAGCCTGTTTTTGATTGCCCACTTCCATAACGTCATCATCGGCGGTGTTGTATTCGGTTACCTGGCAGGTTTCACCTACTGGTTCCCGAAAGTGTTCGGATTCAAGCTTGATGAAAAGCTTGGCAAGGCTTCTGTCTGGTGCTGGATCGTGGGCTTCTTCACGGCCTTCATGCCGCTGTATGCACTTGGCTTCATGGGCATGACACGTCGTCTGAACAGCTATGACAATCCGGACTGGCATTTCCCTCTGATCGTTGCTGCCATTGGTGCCGGCATCGTTGCCTGCGGTATTGCCTGCCAACTGCTGCAGCTCTTCGTCAGCATCAAGAATCGTCATCAGAACATCGATGAGACTGGTGACCCGTGGGGCGGTCGTACGCTTGAATGGTCCATTCCTTCACCGGCACCCTTCTACAACTTTGCGCATATTCCCGTTGTAGAAGAGCGTGATGCCTTCTGGCACATGAAGGAAAACGGCGTCAGTGAACAAAAGCCTGCCGAATATCATGACATCCACATGCCGAAAAATACCTCGGCCGGGTTCTTCATCGGCATCATAGCCGCGGTATTCGGGTTTGCACTGATCTGGCATATCTGGTGGCTGGCGATTGCTTCGGCTGTAGGCATCTTCATCACCATCGTGCTGCGTACCTTCAACGACGATATTGACTATTACGTTCCTGCTGCCGAAGTCGAGCGCATCGAAAGTCAGCGTTATCAAAAATTGTCAAATCAGGCGTAA